The following proteins are encoded in a genomic region of Paenibacillus sp. FSL R7-0273:
- a CDS encoding helix-turn-helix transcriptional regulator has product MNKTEQMLAIVLELQRKKVLKAEELAESLGVNIRTIYRDIQVLSEAGVPIIGATGLGYSLMEGYFLPPVSFTVEEAVALLSGAEFVEQRFNTTYYKSARSSRRKIEAILSQPIRGEADKIRSNIRLLHKEKSELREREETNLATIQKAIREAKKLGFSYNKRVPGSDGKRETLRTVAPYGLVLDEQNGWLLVAACDLQEDIRHFKVSRINDLSIVDEVFQLPSDFNLQGYRLKDDRIIQVSVLFNREVADRVIEAKNYYMETAEYLENGYFVVFRVRHPEELLPWVLSWGGDAVVIEPDSFKNRVREEEIEKMMKRY; this is encoded by the coding sequence TTGAATAAAACAGAGCAAATGTTAGCGATTGTGTTAGAATTGCAACGAAAAAAAGTGCTTAAAGCAGAGGAATTAGCAGAATCTTTAGGAGTTAACATAAGGACGATCTATCGTGATATTCAAGTTCTTAGTGAAGCTGGCGTTCCTATAATAGGTGCGACAGGATTAGGGTATTCCTTAATGGAAGGCTACTTCCTACCGCCAGTCAGTTTTACGGTAGAGGAGGCTGTAGCACTTCTGTCTGGCGCTGAATTCGTAGAACAGCGTTTTAATACTACTTACTACAAGAGTGCTCGTTCTTCCCGCAGGAAAATTGAAGCCATTCTGTCACAACCGATTCGCGGGGAAGCGGATAAGATAAGAAGTAACATCCGTTTGCTCCACAAGGAAAAGTCTGAACTTAGGGAAAGAGAGGAGACAAATCTGGCCACGATCCAAAAAGCAATACGAGAGGCCAAAAAACTTGGATTTTCATACAATAAACGTGTACCCGGGTCCGATGGAAAGCGCGAAACCTTACGAACTGTAGCGCCATACGGATTGGTTCTTGATGAGCAAAATGGTTGGCTGTTGGTTGCAGCTTGCGATCTGCAGGAGGATATTCGCCATTTCAAGGTCTCTCGGATTAATGATCTTAGCATAGTGGATGAAGTATTCCAACTCCCCAGTGATTTCAACCTTCAAGGCTATAGGCTAAAGGATGATCGTATCATTCAAGTGAGTGTGCTGTTTAATCGAGAGGTTGCTGATAGAGTGATAGAGGCGAAAAACTACTATATGGAAACAGCTGAGTATCTTGAGAATGGTTACTTTGTCGTCTTTCGCGTTCGCCATCCAGAAGAACTTCTCCCTTGGGTCCTTAGTTGGGGCGGAGATGCAGTGGTCATCGAGCCTGACTCCTTTAAGAATCGAGTCAGAGAAGAAGAAATTGAAAAAATGATGAAACGCTACTGA
- a CDS encoding nuclear transport factor 2 family protein: MNSNETNNALKIAHTYFEAMANRDVEKIMTLAADDIACNSPVGQLAGTQSFRGFQEGFARMIEKLTLVTALGNDQQAVIIYESDTLPVKNAIVAEYITVRNDKISSIQVIYDATPFAAYMATQAKH, translated from the coding sequence ATGAATTCAAACGAAACTAACAATGCACTTAAGATTGCTCATACGTATTTTGAGGCCATGGCAAATCGGGACGTCGAAAAGATAATGACTCTCGCTGCCGACGATATTGCTTGTAATTCTCCGGTAGGCCAGCTTGCAGGCACTCAATCTTTTCGCGGTTTTCAAGAGGGATTTGCCCGAATGATTGAAAAGCTAACACTCGTTACTGCGCTCGGTAATGACCAACAGGCTGTAATCATCTATGAGTCGGACACGCTCCCAGTTAAAAATGCGATTGTGGCAGAATACATTACTGTGAGAAACGACAAGATATCCTCGATCCAAGTGATTTATGACGCGACTCCTTTCGCAGCATACATGGCGACACAAGCAAAGCACTGA
- a CDS encoding DNA/RNA nuclease SfsA, translated as MLENKNFPFKFEPPLVEGLIRRRRNRFIMEVDVNGVIYDCHCPTTGRIGNISFRDIPCLLSKSKDSTRKTLYTVEAISLEKPSDVNKSWIGINQNAANRYVEHFLKSGQLSDMVSGGELVKREQKLGNSKLDFLVGNTYIEVKTPLVQLQIELKEHIDTAEGSDFTSFERFIKHIGELAGSLNENDQAILLVCFIYDSPRFIGSSDGKHSSYIRENVQSSIQQGVEVWQINFKITPTEVNLIRYFETTRDIMDE; from the coding sequence ATGCTGGAAAACAAAAATTTCCCATTCAAGTTTGAACCCCCCCTCGTTGAGGGTCTGATTCGTAGACGTCGGAACCGATTTATTATGGAGGTTGATGTTAACGGAGTAATTTATGATTGCCATTGTCCCACTACGGGTCGTATTGGTAACATTTCATTTCGTGATATTCCGTGCCTGCTTTCAAAGAGTAAGGACTCAACTCGAAAAACGCTATATACAGTTGAAGCTATTTCGCTCGAGAAGCCTTCGGATGTTAATAAATCATGGATCGGAATAAATCAGAATGCTGCTAACAGATATGTTGAACATTTTCTTAAAAGCGGTCAACTCTCCGATATGGTAAGTGGTGGTGAATTAGTTAAGAGGGAACAAAAACTTGGTAACTCTAAACTTGATTTCCTAGTAGGCAACACCTATATTGAGGTGAAAACTCCTCTTGTACAATTACAGATCGAGCTAAAAGAACACATTGATACAGCGGAAGGAAGTGACTTTACTTCCTTTGAACGTTTTATTAAACACATTGGTGAACTTGCGGGAAGTTTAAATGAAAATGACCAGGCAATCCTGTTAGTATGCTTCATCTATGATAGTCCAAGATTTATTGGTTCGTCAGATGGGAAACATAGCAGCTATATCAGAGAAAACGTACAGTCCTCCATCCAACAAGGTGTAGAAGTGTGGCAGATTAATTTCAAAATAACTCCAACTGAGGTAAACCTAATACGTTATTTCGAGACTACAAGGGATATTATGGATGAGTGA
- a CDS encoding NAD(P)H-dependent flavin oxidoreductase yields MKNRVTEILNTKYPLIQAPMTWITDAKLVAAVSNAGGLGILGPNAGQHTLTSDPIETAERMRNEIRKTKELTNHSFGVNIISGGENSDKDNPYVNEILKVAFEENIKYFAIIGGEINKSLFDKVKENNGVIIFRPITPTPAMMREAEKAGADLLVATGFDEGGGLPGKSLGTFTVVPTMVDSVNIPVLAAGGINDARGVKAALALGAEGVYMGTRFIATQEAPSAHETKKAILDSGYENMELIGGTMRSILTKHAEKIQRKYENNEDTSRDVSGGFRIGMLEGKLDEGIVSVNTGIDVIKDIPTVKELVERLFEK; encoded by the coding sequence ATGAAAAATAGAGTAACAGAAATTTTAAATACAAAATATCCACTGATACAAGCACCGATGACTTGGATAACAGATGCAAAATTAGTAGCAGCCGTATCTAATGCAGGGGGATTAGGCATTTTAGGACCAAATGCTGGACAACATACTTTAACAAGCGACCCAATAGAAACAGCAGAAAGAATGAGAAATGAAATAAGAAAGACGAAAGAGTTAACCAATCATTCGTTCGGAGTAAATATCATTTCAGGTGGAGAAAATAGTGATAAAGATAATCCATATGTTAATGAAATATTAAAAGTAGCCTTTGAGGAAAACATTAAATACTTTGCAATTATTGGTGGAGAAATAAATAAATCGCTATTTGATAAAGTGAAAGAAAATAATGGAGTAATCATATTTAGACCAATAACACCAACACCAGCAATGATGAGAGAAGCAGAGAAGGCAGGAGCCGACTTATTAGTTGCGACAGGATTTGATGAAGGTGGAGGCCTACCAGGGAAATCTCTTGGAACATTTACTGTGGTACCGACAATGGTAGATTCGGTAAACATTCCAGTATTAGCGGCTGGCGGAATAAACGATGCCCGTGGAGTAAAAGCGGCCTTGGCATTGGGAGCAGAAGGTGTGTACATGGGTACAAGATTTATTGCAACTCAAGAAGCACCATCAGCACATGAAACAAAAAAAGCGATATTAGATTCAGGTTATGAAAATATGGAATTGATAGGAGGTACAATGCGTTCAATCTTAACTAAACACGCAGAAAAAATACAGAGAAAATATGAAAATAATGAAGATACAAGCAGAGATGTATCCGGTGGTTTTAGAATTGGAATGTTAGAAGGCAAGCTTGATGAAGGGATTGTATCAGTAAATACCGGAATTGATGTAATAAAAGACATACCGACGGTAAAAGAGCTGGTAGAAAGATTATTTGAAAAGTAG
- a CDS encoding AraC family transcriptional regulator, giving the protein MMQGEVTLDMDNSDLFLRNGKQKAAKAPVHQSSVSEHFKEGFPLFLNRWSEGFELRAHSHDYIEIVYVTSGEGYHYIGDRVEKTGKGCLYHLPVGTSHILRPASTSARNPLIVYNLCVLPEFAAELGAWMGNYGSGGEPLFIFTGEPGSYIAVEDRGLELGEAFESMYREYTGQPWGFEASLFAGLLKLSVRIARLVKQQTEELKETGHSPQVNSGEWSELLQYISLHIAEPLTLSQLAAEAGISNRHFIRLFRQQAGMSFSDYLQHKRIGLACHLLIETGRKMPDIAKSIGYQDTAHFREIFRKLMGVSPSEYRKAPGISGPISHTEQQQ; this is encoded by the coding sequence ATGATGCAGGGAGAAGTGACATTAGACATGGACAATAGTGACTTATTCTTAAGGAACGGTAAGCAAAAAGCAGCAAAAGCGCCTGTCCATCAATCCAGTGTATCCGAGCATTTTAAGGAAGGGTTTCCGCTGTTTCTTAACCGCTGGTCTGAGGGCTTTGAGCTGCGGGCACACAGCCATGATTATATTGAAATCGTCTATGTAACATCGGGAGAAGGCTATCATTACATCGGTGACCGGGTTGAAAAAACAGGCAAGGGCTGCCTGTATCACCTGCCCGTAGGCACCTCGCATATTCTCCGGCCTGCCAGCACCTCCGCCCGGAATCCGCTGATCGTATACAATCTGTGCGTACTGCCGGAATTTGCCGCTGAGCTGGGCGCCTGGATGGGGAATTACGGGAGCGGCGGCGAACCGCTGTTTATTTTTACCGGGGAGCCTGGCAGCTATATTGCCGTTGAAGACAGGGGGCTAGAGCTTGGCGAAGCCTTTGAGAGCATGTACCGGGAGTATACCGGGCAGCCCTGGGGGTTTGAGGCCAGCCTGTTCGCCGGGCTGCTGAAGCTCTCGGTACGGATTGCACGGCTGGTCAAGCAGCAGACGGAGGAGTTAAAGGAAACGGGGCATTCCCCGCAAGTGAATTCAGGCGAGTGGTCAGAGCTGCTGCAGTATATCAGTCTCCACATCGCCGAGCCGCTGACCCTCTCGCAGCTGGCCGCTGAGGCCGGCATAAGCAATCGGCATTTTATCCGCCTGTTCAGGCAGCAGGCCGGCATGAGCTTCTCTGATTATCTGCAGCATAAACGGATCGGGCTGGCCTGCCACCTTTTAATCGAAACCGGCCGCAAAATGCCAGACATCGCCAAAAGCATCGGCTACCAGGACACCGCCCATTTCCGGGAGATTTTCCGCAAGCTGATGGGGGTTAGCCCGAGCGAGTACCGGAAGGCTCCGGGTATATCCGGGCCTATAAGCCATACAGAACAGCAGCAATAG
- a CDS encoding YbaN family protein, which produces MKYIYIFVGFVCVGLGAAGVFLPVLPTTPLLLLAAFCFSRGSERFHGWFLSTGLYKKHLKSFAESRSMTLKDKVLIQGFASTMLLIAFIITDSTAFRILLVTVAIGLYYYFARHIATIRVDRLKSPQS; this is translated from the coding sequence TTGAAATACATCTATATATTTGTTGGATTTGTGTGTGTGGGCCTCGGTGCTGCAGGGGTGTTTTTGCCAGTATTACCTACAACGCCATTATTGCTGCTGGCTGCCTTTTGCTTTTCCCGCGGCTCAGAGCGGTTTCACGGGTGGTTTTTATCTACCGGACTTTATAAAAAGCACTTAAAGAGCTTTGCCGAATCACGCTCCATGACACTGAAAGATAAGGTGCTTATCCAGGGCTTTGCTTCGACGATGCTGCTTATTGCTTTTATTATTACTGACAGTACGGCATTCCGGATTCTGCTGGTTACTGTAGCCATCGGGTTATATTATTATTTTGCCAGACATATTGCAACCATCCGTGTCGACCGCCTAAAAAGCCCTCAAAGTTGA
- a CDS encoding SDR family oxidoreductase: MGTSKELVLVTGAGGKLGRLAVEYLLDHYEGPIAATTRQPEKLMDLTDRGVIVRQADFDLPDKLDDAFADAKRLLLVSTDTLEVPGQRIKQHNNALKAALKAGVQHIVYTSFFNPEPGTANVTAGDHFSTEEAIKNSGFSYTILRNNLYSENILQSLTHTVATGQYTAAIGEGKIAYVTRNDCAIAAAAALAFPSPENRTMNLTGPKALSGHDIANILGEIAKKRIEYVPQQTPQLVAVYESFNLPKVVAEALASFDTASANGEYAQLSTAFQELTGNVPTSTNQFLQDNFWNNVNICW, translated from the coding sequence TTGGGCACATCAAAAGAATTAGTATTGGTTACAGGTGCAGGTGGAAAACTAGGGCGCTTAGCTGTAGAGTATCTTCTAGATCATTACGAAGGCCCCATTGCAGCAACGACACGTCAACCTGAAAAACTGATGGATCTAACTGATCGCGGGGTTATTGTTCGACAAGCTGATTTTGATCTACCAGATAAATTAGACGATGCCTTTGCAGATGCTAAACGCCTTTTGTTGGTGAGTACAGATACACTTGAGGTACCAGGACAGCGGATTAAACAGCACAATAATGCATTAAAAGCCGCTCTTAAAGCCGGTGTACAGCATATTGTCTACACGTCGTTCTTTAACCCTGAGCCGGGTACTGCAAATGTAACTGCTGGAGACCATTTTTCTACCGAGGAGGCCATTAAAAACAGTGGTTTCTCCTATACGATTCTTCGCAATAACCTTTACAGCGAAAACATATTGCAATCACTGACGCACACTGTAGCGACTGGTCAATATACAGCTGCAATTGGTGAAGGCAAAATTGCGTACGTGACCCGTAATGATTGCGCGATTGCTGCCGCAGCTGCACTCGCTTTCCCAAGCCCAGAGAATCGTACGATGAACCTAACTGGGCCCAAGGCACTGTCCGGCCATGACATCGCTAATATCTTGGGTGAAATCGCAAAGAAACGAATCGAATACGTTCCGCAACAAACCCCTCAGTTGGTTGCCGTCTATGAATCCTTCAACTTACCAAAGGTTGTGGCAGAAGCTCTTGCTTCTTTTGATACCGCCTCAGCTAACGGGGAGTATGCTCAGCTTTCTACGGCATTTCAAGAATTGACTGGAAATGTTCCCACAAGCACGAATCAGTTTTTGCAAGATAACTTTTGGAACAATGTGAACATTTGTTGGTGA
- a CDS encoding tyrosine-type recombinase/integrase → MNLSELWRLYEADKRIQGFSTRTLKAYALQHKMLMQELGNLDITEVTLTTLKDYLAKQADRLKPSSLGHRIRFVRSLFRYAYEETYLTSNPSLKLREPKLDKRIPEFLIEEDVIHLKISCQSLRERALLELLYSTGCRVGEVEKINIEDLNWENCSAIVNGKGSKQREVYFTTECKVWLKKYLASREDSCKALFVTGTNPTKRMAIPTIRWALKRLADRGEIEANVYPHRFRHTYACRLLGAPLDFIQGMLGLEKASTTQIYALLRGERRRELYRRFF, encoded by the coding sequence ATGAACTTAAGTGAATTGTGGAGGTTGTATGAAGCTGATAAGCGCATTCAAGGATTCAGTACGAGAACATTAAAAGCATACGCCCTTCAGCACAAAATGTTGATGCAAGAGCTTGGCAATCTCGATATTACTGAAGTGACGTTAACCACGCTGAAGGATTACTTGGCAAAACAGGCTGATCGTTTGAAGCCAAGCAGCCTGGGTCATCGAATTAGGTTTGTTCGTTCTCTTTTCCGTTACGCTTATGAAGAGACGTATCTGACTTCAAATCCTTCTCTAAAACTGAGAGAACCAAAATTAGATAAGCGCATTCCTGAGTTTTTAATTGAGGAAGACGTCATACACTTAAAGATCTCCTGTCAGTCACTCAGGGAAAGAGCGCTGCTTGAGTTACTCTACAGCACTGGTTGCCGGGTTGGGGAGGTGGAAAAGATCAACATCGAGGATCTTAACTGGGAGAACTGCTCAGCAATCGTTAATGGCAAGGGATCAAAGCAAAGAGAAGTTTACTTTACGACAGAGTGCAAAGTATGGTTAAAGAAGTACCTGGCCAGCCGTGAGGACTCCTGCAAAGCCTTATTTGTTACCGGAACGAATCCAACCAAACGAATGGCCATACCTACGATCAGATGGGCCTTAAAACGGCTTGCAGATCGTGGAGAAATTGAAGCGAACGTATACCCGCATCGCTTTCGACATACTTATGCATGCCGGCTCCTTGGTGCTCCATTAGATTTCATCCAAGGTATGCTCGGTCTCGAGAAAGCATCTACCACTCAAATCTATGCACTGCTCCGCGGCGAACGCCGGAGAGAACTATATCGACGATTCTTTTAG
- a CDS encoding NADH:flavin oxidoreductase: MNVLKNKDFLFKPFSLANLIVPTRIAMAPMTREFSPNGIPDANVAAYYRRRAENGVGLIITEGTAIDHPAAVSHQDIPKFYGEEALKGWKKVVDEVHEAGGRIIPQLWHVGGARKVGDRPNAEALPVSPSGYDLFGNKVTEPLSTNEISQIIFSYAKAASDAKEIGFDGIEIHGAHGYLIDQFFWKETNLRTDRYGGDIVGRTTFAKEIVEACREAVGPEFMIVFRFSQWKLGDYEAKLAYHSGELQQLLQPISEAGVDVFHASTRRIWEPAFSDESDTLNLAAWIKKLTGKPTIAVGSVGLDHAFMFESEAANEKTVFENLDKVISKMQNHEFDLIAVGRALLADPEWAVKFKNGQLEQAKLFSQSSLNTLY; this comes from the coding sequence ATGAATGTATTGAAAAATAAAGACTTTTTGTTTAAACCCTTTTCATTAGCCAACTTAATTGTACCAACTCGAATCGCTATGGCACCTATGACAAGAGAATTTTCTCCTAATGGTATCCCTGATGCTAATGTAGCTGCCTATTATCGCAGAAGAGCTGAAAATGGGGTCGGATTAATTATTACAGAAGGCACAGCTATTGATCATCCAGCAGCTGTAAGTCATCAAGATATCCCCAAATTTTATGGAGAAGAGGCGCTTAAAGGTTGGAAAAAAGTGGTAGATGAAGTTCATGAAGCAGGCGGAAGGATTATTCCTCAGTTATGGCATGTCGGTGGTGCGCGTAAAGTGGGGGATCGCCCAAATGCGGAAGCATTACCGGTTAGTCCATCTGGCTATGATTTGTTTGGAAATAAAGTGACAGAGCCACTATCCACTAATGAAATCAGTCAAATTATTTTCTCATATGCAAAAGCGGCATCAGATGCTAAAGAAATCGGATTTGATGGTATAGAAATTCATGGCGCACATGGATATCTTATTGATCAATTTTTCTGGAAGGAAACAAATCTTAGAACTGATCGTTATGGTGGGGATATTGTTGGCCGTACCACCTTTGCTAAAGAAATAGTAGAAGCTTGTCGAGAGGCTGTAGGGCCGGAATTCATGATTGTGTTCAGGTTCTCACAATGGAAGTTAGGAGATTATGAGGCAAAGCTTGCCTATCATTCTGGGGAGCTTCAGCAGTTGTTGCAACCAATTTCGGAGGCAGGAGTTGATGTATTTCATGCTTCAACCAGACGGATTTGGGAGCCTGCGTTTTCCGATGAATCAGATACACTGAATCTAGCTGCTTGGATCAAAAAACTAACTGGGAAACCAACGATCGCAGTTGGTTCCGTAGGTTTAGACCATGCGTTTATGTTTGAAAGTGAAGCAGCCAATGAAAAAACTGTTTTTGAAAACCTTGATAAGGTTATTTCGAAGATGCAAAATCATGAATTCGATCTGATAGCGGTAGGAAGAGCACTTTTAGCCGATCCAGAGTGGGCAGTAAAGTTTAAGAATGGTCAATTAGAGCAAGCTAAGCTGTTCTCACAGTCCTCTTTAAATACATTGTACTAA
- a CDS encoding nuclear transport factor 2 family protein, with protein MLNEKTEHSRELAKKFFEYLSTGNVKGITNLFEGNDAGWRVLGQKEGFPIARKYGPDEIGDLFMAVSPVAKGGEGKVELLGIFADGDRAFVEIHAKATNSSTKTYDNRLLFSIHTGKIGITLVEEYMDTRHLHELLFDTNIK; from the coding sequence ATGTTAAACGAGAAAACCGAACACTCCAGAGAATTAGCAAAAAAGTTTTTTGAATATCTAAGTACGGGAAATGTTAAAGGTATTACTAACTTATTCGAAGGTAATGATGCCGGCTGGAGAGTATTAGGACAAAAAGAAGGGTTTCCTATTGCTCGTAAATATGGACCTGATGAGATTGGTGACTTGTTCATGGCAGTATCACCAGTAGCAAAAGGTGGAGAAGGAAAGGTTGAATTACTGGGTATTTTTGCGGATGGCGATAGAGCTTTTGTAGAGATTCATGCAAAGGCGACTAATTCTTCAACAAAGACATATGATAATCGATTACTTTTCTCGATTCATACAGGAAAAATTGGTATAACACTAGTCGAAGAATATATGGATACACGGCATCTTCATGAATTGTTGTTTGATACGAATATTAAATAA
- a CDS encoding alpha-L-rhamnosidase-related protein, with protein sequence METHPIEQAAAWIWYPGDFEIRLHEKMSVARRARGVTYPAFWRLDRHYSNIKFRYTYDLPEEEHITVLAEGKLSLYLDGKDNYRSNKSSITLPAGRHQLEVSVYNDLEAPALYINGNNLRTGPSWEVTSYQNDWVSAGSWIFDQPDSPPSQYELDVSPLEAVSMELKNGHPLADFGRETFGYLRLHNLTGTGTVRLYFGESEAEALSPEECVNLDEFTVGDGTAAGQSEDGTYTLEEARALRYVWIHADGDVQWERVSLLYEYVPVTYRSSFRSSDSRLDEIYNMSLYTLHLNTREFFLDGIKRDRWVWSGDAYQAFLMNYYSFFDLDVTRRTLVALRGKDPVTMHINTIQDYSFYWFISLYDYYLYTGDFGFIRQYYDRAVSLMDFCLQQRNPEGFVQGREQDWVFVDWADFSNTGAVSTEQILFVRALEAMSIFASLMEDEDASARYGTVAEEVKVKTLSVFWDDSRGGLLHHRVDGETQPVLTKHASMFAMTYGYLSPEQKASVVQKVMLNPEVPRIRTPYMRFHELAVLCESGEQEFVYKELQSYWGGMMDLGATSFWEEYDPSLAADEHYGMYGMPFGKSLCHAWGAGPVYLLGKYFLGVRPLTPGYATYTVEPQLGGLTWMEGTVPAGPGDIEIYMDQEKIRVRSTHGQGVLKYTRGGQTLEAAIPGNGAWVEVGLV encoded by the coding sequence ATGGAGACACATCCAATAGAGCAGGCTGCCGCCTGGATCTGGTATCCGGGGGATTTTGAAATCCGGCTGCACGAAAAAATGTCTGTAGCGCGCAGAGCACGCGGTGTCACTTATCCCGCCTTTTGGCGGCTTGACCGCCATTACAGCAACATCAAATTCCGCTATACGTACGACCTGCCGGAGGAGGAGCACATTACTGTTTTGGCAGAAGGCAAGCTCTCGCTCTATCTGGACGGCAAGGACAATTACCGCTCGAACAAGTCCTCGATAACACTTCCGGCAGGACGGCATCAGCTTGAGGTCAGTGTGTACAATGATCTAGAGGCACCGGCCCTATACATTAACGGGAACAACCTCCGGACCGGACCGTCTTGGGAAGTGACCTCTTACCAGAATGATTGGGTGAGTGCAGGCTCGTGGATTTTTGATCAGCCGGACAGTCCTCCATCGCAGTATGAGCTTGATGTGTCACCGCTGGAAGCAGTCTCTATGGAGCTAAAAAACGGTCATCCGCTGGCTGATTTCGGGCGGGAAACGTTCGGCTACCTGCGGCTTCATAATCTGACAGGGACCGGGACAGTGCGGCTGTATTTCGGGGAGTCAGAGGCAGAGGCGCTGTCGCCGGAGGAGTGCGTTAACCTGGATGAATTCACTGTCGGTGACGGGACTGCAGCCGGACAGAGTGAGGACGGGACATATACTTTAGAAGAGGCCAGAGCCTTACGGTATGTATGGATTCACGCAGACGGGGATGTACAGTGGGAACGGGTGTCGCTGCTGTATGAGTATGTACCGGTAACCTATCGCAGCTCTTTCCGGAGCTCAGACTCCCGGCTGGATGAGATTTATAACATGTCGCTGTATACGCTGCATTTGAACACCCGAGAGTTTTTCCTGGACGGCATTAAGCGTGACCGCTGGGTATGGTCGGGCGATGCTTATCAGGCGTTCCTGATGAACTATTACAGCTTTTTTGATCTGGATGTGACCCGCCGGACGCTGGTTGCGCTGAGAGGAAAAGATCCCGTGACGATGCACATCAATACGATCCAGGATTACTCCTTCTACTGGTTTATCTCCCTGTATGATTATTACCTCTACACCGGGGATTTCGGGTTCATCCGCCAGTATTACGACCGGGCTGTTTCGCTGATGGACTTTTGTCTGCAGCAGCGGAATCCGGAGGGTTTTGTGCAGGGGAGAGAGCAGGATTGGGTATTCGTGGATTGGGCAGATTTCAGCAATACGGGTGCGGTCAGTACAGAGCAGATTCTATTCGTGAGGGCCCTGGAGGCAATGAGTATTTTCGCGTCGCTTATGGAGGATGAGGATGCTTCCGCACGTTATGGGACAGTAGCTGAAGAGGTTAAGGTCAAGACGCTGTCGGTCTTTTGGGATGATTCGAGGGGCGGGCTGCTGCACCACCGGGTAGACGGGGAGACACAGCCGGTGTTGACCAAGCATGCCAGCATGTTCGCGATGACCTACGGTTATCTGTCACCTGAGCAGAAGGCGAGCGTTGTCCAAAAGGTGATGCTGAACCCGGAGGTTCCTAGAATCAGAACGCCGTATATGCGGTTCCATGAGCTGGCGGTGCTCTGTGAGAGCGGGGAGCAGGAGTTTGTCTACAAGGAGCTGCAGTCTTATTGGGGCGGGATGATGGATCTCGGGGCGACCTCCTTCTGGGAGGAATATGATCCTTCGCTTGCTGCGGATGAGCATTACGGAATGTACGGGATGCCGTTCGGCAAAAGCCTCTGCCATGCCTGGGGAGCGGGCCCTGTCTATCTGCTCGGAAAATATTTTCTTGGCGTCCGGCCGCTGACACCGGGTTATGCCACTTACACAGTAGAGCCGCAGCTTGGCGGCCTTACGTGGATGGAAGGAACCGTTCCGGCCGGGCCTGGGGACATTGAAATCTATATGGATCAGGAAAAGATCAGAGTGCGGAGCACGCATGGGCAGGGTGTGCTGAAGTATACCCGCGGCGGGCAGACTCTGGAAGCTGCGATCCCGGGTAACGGGGCTTGGGTTGAGGTTGGTTTGGTTTAA